In Strigops habroptila isolate Jane chromosome 16, bStrHab1.2.pri, whole genome shotgun sequence, a genomic segment contains:
- the AURKAIP1 gene encoding aurora kinase A-interacting protein, which produces MLISQVASHLLRASRTAGHRLPRSVSSFLCYHSPPARYCTQPSNKSGAQPQQSHDPELEEILIPRKLSISPLESWLTVRYFLPKAEGLNSQEEAGQEPLQRYDCPPSDEGGDVEEGEGTPNNKVQCKNVLKIRRRKMNRHKFKKLLKRRKFIRRRIKEGRKKKRQVKFEKDLERIWKRAGLKNPPAGWQTPKIFLKSSKQ; this is translated from the exons ATGTTGATATCACAGGTGGCTTCCCACTTACTGAGGGCTTCACGAACTGCAG GCCACCGTTTGCCAAGGTCAgtgtcttcctttctttgctatCATTCTCCACCTGCACGCTATTGCACGCAGCCATCTAACAAGAGTGGAGCCCAACCTCAGCAGTCGCATGACCCTGAACTGGAAGAGATTCTGATCCCCAGAAAACTTTCCATCAGCCCTTTAGAGAGCTGGCTGACAGTTAGATACTTCCTTCCGAAAGCAGAAGGCCTTAATTCTCAGGAAGAAGCTGGCCAGGAACCCCTCCAGCGATATGACTGTCCCCCATCTGATGAGGGAGGTGatgtggaggaaggagaaggaacaCCTAACAACAAGGTTCAATGTAAGAACGTTTTGAAGATTCGCAGGAGGAAAATGAATCGGCACAAGTTCAAAAAGCTGCTAAAGAGAAGGAAGTTCATACGGAGGAGGATAAAGGAAGGTCGCAAGAAGAAACGTCAG GTAAAGTTTGAGAAAGATTTGGAGCGCATCTGGAAACGAGCTGGCTTGAAAAACCCTCCTGCAGGATGGCAAACACCCAAGATATTCCTGAAAAGCTCAAAGCAATAA